The Bombus vancouverensis nearcticus chromosome 17, iyBomVanc1_principal, whole genome shotgun sequence genome has a window encoding:
- the Dbp73D gene encoding putative ATP-dependent RNA helicase Dbp73D: MSLFVINRYEGEKEETKNERNHLSELLKRIEERKVERAIKTNHQIQESNSQNAQESNYKKKKKKAEDLNKCPIENSNLNENSISSDIKRKAEVHVSEHRKNKKKRKYSEESSNETIKTADKTLQSENTDNQDNEIPNKSSDPNETQEKISGQNSDFIILGVKNKRRKREVKRILPEWLANPEVISIDLNSGPTLENMNSILDSKLIEALRANGINKLFPVQASMVSWLLKCNKDRQQKWWLRDTCVSAPTGSGKTLAYVLPIVQILQFRLVPKVRCLVVAPVQELAMQIYKVMVTYTSHTNLRVGLLSGASAFHEEQRNIRKENDRGEYISLVDIVVATPGRLIDHILKTSGFSLDDIRFLVIDEADTAADWLEYLPKPHYQTPRLTLSNLRSSKIPAQKLLFSATLSQDPEKLNRLGLFHPILFTSVLVTGKDDDVNLDKEAVNFIGRYTSPEELKEEAIECEAEYKPVALYQLLIRDGITSKALIFTNSGGTAHRLTILLQSLLSKKNIVVGELSAQLVSKEREDILTKFTSGNIQILVCSDALARGVDIPNVQLVISYDLPKHINGYIHRAGRTGRAGKSGTAISILTPKQVKIFKHMLNNAHKVIPHVEKIELSAIINEIDYLSHIDKLKHALEIEKQNNLLRVKAAKRSYPVTAK; this comes from the exons ATGAGTTTATTTGTGATAAACAG ATATGAgggtgaaaaagaagaaacgaaaaatgaaaGGAATCATTTGTctgaattattaaaaagaatagAAGAACGTAAAGTAGAAAGAGCTATTAAAACTAATCATCAAATACAAGAAAGTAATTCTCAAAATGCACAAGAATcgaattataaaaagaaaaagaaaaaagcagaaGATCTTAATAAATGTCCAATAGAAAATAGTAATTTGAATGAAAATAGTATATCAAGTGACATTAAAAGAAAGGCAGAAGTACATGTTTCAGAGCatagaaagaataaaaagaaaaggaaatataGCGAAGAAAGTTCTAATGAAACAATTAAAACTGCAGATAAAACATTGCAAAGTGAAAATACAGATAATCAGGATAATGAAATACCTAATAAATCATCAGATCCAAATGAAACACAAGAAAAAATATCAGGACAGAATAGTGATTTCATAATTCTGGGTGTAAAAAATAAGCGACGGAAGCGTGAAGTTAAGAGAATTCTACCAGAATGGTTGGCTAATCCAGAAGTCATATCTATTGATTTAAATAGTGGTCCAACCTTAGAAAATATGAATTCAATTTTAGATTCTAAGCTTATTGAAGCTTTAAGAGCTAATggcattaataaattatttcctgTTCAAGCTAGTATGGTATCTTGGCTATTGAAGTGTAATAAAGATAGGCAACAAAAATGGTGGTTGAGGGATACATGTGTATCTGCTCCTACAGGCAGTG GTAAAACTCTAGCGTATGTTCTACCAATTGTCCAAATATTACAGTTTCGATTAGTTCCAAAGGTGCGTTGTTTAGTTGTTGCACCCGTACAAGAATTAGCTATGCAAATTTACAAAGTGATGGTTACATATACTTCGCATACAAATTTAAGAGTTGGTTTACTTTCTGGCGCATCAGCATTTCATGAAGAACAAAGAAATATTCGAAAAGAGA atGATAGAGGAGAATATATCTCTCTAGTGGATATAGTGGTTGCTACACCTGGACGGTTAATAGACCATATATTAAAAACATCAGGATTTTCATTGGATGATATCAGATTTCTTGTAATTGATGAAGCAGATACAGCTGCTGATTGGTTGGAGTATCTTCCCAAGCCTCATTATCAAACACCACGATTAACACTTTCCAACTTACGTTCTAG TAAAATTCCAGctcaaaaattattattcagtGCAACATTATCACAAGATCCTGAAAAACTTAATCGGCTTGGACTCTTTCACCCAATATTGTTTACGTCTGTTTTGGTGACAGGCAAGGACGATGATGTAAATTTAGATAAAGAAGCGGTTAATTTTATAGGGCGCTATACAAGCCCAGAAGAATTAAAAGAAGAAGCAATAGAATGTGAAGCAGAATATAAACCAGTAGCTTTATATCAGTTATTAATCAGGGATGGTATCACTTCTAAGgcattaatatttacaaattctGGAGGAACTGCTCATAGATTAACTATTTTACTCCAATCACTCTTATCTAAAAAGAATATAGTAGTTGGAGAACTTTCTGCACAACTTGTATCAAAAGAACGTGAGGATATACTTACGAAATTTACAAGTGGAAACATTCAAAT ACTTGTATGTTCAGATGCATTAGCAAGAGGTGTAGATATTCCAAATGTACAATTAGTCATATCTTATGATCTTCCTAAACATATTAACGGTTATATTCACAGAGCAGGAAGAACAGGACGTGCAGGTAAATCCGGTACTGCTATATCAATTCTGACACCCAAacaagttaaaatatttaagcATATGTTGAATAATGCGCATAAAGTAATACCACATGTTGAAAAAATCGAACTAAGTGCTATTATAAATGAAATCGATTATTTGAGTCATATTGATAAATTAAAACATGCTCTTGAAATAGAGAAACAGAATAACTTATTACGTGTAAAAGCTGCTAAACGAAGTTATCCAGTAACTGCAAAATAA